In Microbacterium cremeum, a genomic segment contains:
- a CDS encoding LysR family transcriptional regulator: MLDLKKLRLLRELQLRGTIAAVAEAASYSPSAVSQHLAQLEREAGVELLQKSGRGLRLTPAAERLVARTAELLDVMERAESELRTSGEDVAGTVRAAVFQSAMLALMPAALEAMREVAPDVRVELVQREPETALHETWMRDFDLVVAEHYPAHAAPHHPGLDRRSLMSDAIRLAVSAHEHSGLVSVAAARDLPWVMEPRGAASRHFAEQQCRVAGFEPDVRYETADLQAHVRLIATGNAVAFLPDLIWSGVDATGCRLVELPGSPRRTVFTSVRSAGGEVPAVAVFRDVLAQVAADLAAD, from the coding sequence ATGCTCGACCTCAAGAAGCTCCGGCTGCTGCGGGAACTGCAGCTGCGCGGCACCATCGCCGCCGTCGCCGAGGCCGCGTCGTACAGTCCGTCCGCGGTGTCGCAGCACCTCGCCCAGCTCGAACGCGAAGCCGGCGTCGAGCTGCTGCAGAAGTCGGGCCGCGGACTGCGGCTGACCCCGGCCGCCGAGCGGCTCGTCGCCCGCACGGCCGAGCTGCTCGACGTCATGGAGCGCGCCGAGTCGGAGCTGCGCACCTCGGGCGAGGATGTCGCCGGCACGGTGCGCGCGGCGGTGTTCCAGTCCGCGATGCTCGCGCTCATGCCGGCCGCGCTCGAGGCGATGCGCGAGGTCGCTCCCGACGTCCGGGTCGAACTCGTCCAGCGCGAGCCCGAGACCGCGCTTCACGAGACGTGGATGCGGGACTTCGACCTCGTCGTCGCCGAGCACTACCCCGCCCACGCCGCGCCGCATCATCCGGGTCTGGACCGCCGGTCGCTCATGTCGGACGCCATCCGGCTCGCCGTCTCGGCGCACGAGCACTCCGGCCTCGTCTCGGTCGCCGCAGCGCGCGACCTGCCGTGGGTCATGGAGCCGCGCGGCGCGGCGTCACGTCACTTCGCCGAGCAGCAGTGCCGCGTCGCCGGCTTCGAACCCGACGTGCGGTACGAGACGGCCGACCTCCAGGCGCACGTGCGGCTGATCGCGACGGGCAACGCGGTCGCGTTCCTCCCCGACCTCATCTGGTCGGGCGTCGACGCGACGGGATGCCGCTTGGTGGAGCTGCCCGGAAGCCCGCGGCGGACGGTGTTCACGTCGGTCCGCAGCGCCGGCGGAGAGGTCCCCGCGGTGGCGGTGTTCCGCGATGTGCTCGCACAGGTCGCCGCCGACCTCGCCGCGGACTGA
- a CDS encoding sterol carrier family protein: protein MARRISTVDGRAALDAVAAAAGASAAPARTDHATAVRYLLQLLAEKAPGNSVEVRVPPFGAVQVIEGPRHTRGTPPNVVETDPATWIALATGAEQWTDAAAAGRISASGTRADISHLLPLRP from the coding sequence ATGGCCCGCAGGATCTCGACCGTCGACGGCCGGGCGGCCCTCGACGCCGTCGCAGCGGCGGCCGGGGCATCCGCCGCCCCGGCGCGCACCGACCACGCGACGGCCGTGCGCTACCTGCTGCAGCTGCTGGCCGAGAAGGCGCCGGGCAACTCGGTCGAGGTGCGCGTGCCGCCGTTCGGCGCCGTGCAGGTGATCGAGGGACCGCGGCATACGCGCGGCACGCCCCCGAACGTCGTCGAGACCGACCCCGCGACCTGGATCGCGCTCGCCACGGGTGCGGAGCAGTGGACGGATGCCGCAGCCGCCGGCCGCATCAGCGCCTCCGGCACGCGCGCCGACATCTCGCACCTCCTCCCGCTGCGCCCCTGA
- a CDS encoding bifunctional proline dehydrogenase/L-glutamate gamma-semialdehyde dehydrogenase: MTTPVLPGSAAASDRTPHLAAETSALVDRWLAEASAIPASAAAQRLAGVLSDPSGLEFTTGFVDGVVRPEDTRVAARALARVAPLVPGFLPAPLRGAVRLGGALAPVAPGVVVPIARAVLRRMVGHLIADARDHKLGKTIRTLTRDGVRLNVNLLGEAVLGTGEAQRRLDGTMRLLARDDVDYVSIKVSSIVGPHSPWGFDEAVDLIVDRLRPLYRLAAGSPTRKFINLDMEEYRDLDLTTAVFTRLLDEPEFTGLEAGIVLQAYLPDAFAAMMRLQEWSAARRARGGAGIKVRLVKGANLSMERVDAEIHGWPLATWSTKQQSDTHYKRILDWSLTPDRIANVRVGIAGHNLFDIAHSWLLATERGVTDGVEYEMLLGMAESLAEVVRRDVGGLLLYTPVVHPHEFDVAIAYLIRRLEEGASSDNFMSALFELDSNPAMLRRETERFVDSLREVDDSVPAPNRVQDRSATATPVASTGFANTPDTDPAVAANRAWGRGILSRVPSSRLGIDTAEAAVLTDAAAVDATLARGRAAAVGWRALGAAERARILHRAGDVLEARRADLLEVMASEAGKTLDQGDPEVSEAIDFAHYYAERGLDLERVDGARFTPADLTLVTPPWNFPVAIPAGSTLAALAAGSAVVIKPARQTRRSGSVMIEALWEAGVPKDVLQLVQLADSSLGEKLVASPAVDQVILTGGYETAELFRGFRQDLRLLGETSGKNAIIVTPSADLDLAVRDVVSSAFGHAGQKCSAASLVILVGSVARSRRFRAQLVDAVRSLHVAMPTDPTAQVGPVIAPPAGKLAEALVSLGEGESWLVGPAPLPGDGRLWTSGVRDGVRPGSEYHLTEYFGPLLGIMTAGTLDEATELQNQVDYGLTAGLHSLDAAEIRRWLATVQAGNLYVNRGITGAIVQRQPFGGWKKSVVGAGFKAGGPNYLVGLGRWTDAETTDDLDTPPSSALDPAAAARGSAGSTTSSNTGSPAGRLIAAAGAVLDAAERTWLAEAVASDTVAWDEEFGALRDRSGLACERNVFRYVPAAAEVRAEAGVPLVELVRVAAAALRTGAAVRISVADPLPPAIADALGGSGIEVEVEDAAAAHARLAAQPRPRVRLLGAPAAVLDRAAEGRPDIAVFDGAVTRAGRVELLPFLHEQAVSITAHRFGTPSPLAHEVL; encoded by the coding sequence GTGACCACTCCCGTCCTTCCCGGCAGCGCCGCCGCGTCCGACCGCACCCCGCACCTCGCCGCAGAGACCAGCGCCCTCGTCGATCGCTGGCTGGCCGAGGCATCCGCGATCCCGGCGAGCGCCGCCGCGCAGCGGCTCGCGGGCGTCCTGAGCGACCCGAGCGGCCTGGAGTTCACGACCGGATTCGTCGACGGCGTGGTGCGCCCCGAAGACACCCGGGTCGCGGCCCGCGCGCTGGCGCGCGTGGCACCCCTCGTGCCCGGATTCCTCCCCGCGCCGCTGCGTGGGGCGGTACGGCTCGGCGGCGCCCTCGCGCCGGTCGCCCCCGGCGTCGTCGTGCCGATCGCGCGCGCCGTCCTGCGCCGCATGGTCGGGCATCTCATCGCCGACGCGCGCGACCACAAGCTCGGCAAGACCATCCGCACCCTCACGCGCGACGGCGTCCGCCTCAACGTCAACCTCCTGGGCGAAGCCGTGCTCGGCACCGGCGAAGCGCAGCGGCGCCTCGACGGCACGATGCGGCTCCTCGCCCGCGACGACGTCGACTACGTGTCGATCAAGGTGTCGTCGATCGTCGGACCGCATTCGCCGTGGGGCTTCGACGAGGCGGTCGACCTCATCGTCGATCGCCTCCGTCCGCTGTACCGTCTCGCGGCGGGATCGCCGACCCGCAAGTTCATCAACCTCGACATGGAGGAGTACCGCGACCTCGACCTCACGACGGCGGTGTTCACGCGCCTCCTCGACGAGCCCGAGTTCACCGGGCTCGAGGCCGGCATCGTGCTGCAGGCGTACCTGCCCGACGCGTTCGCGGCGATGATGCGCCTGCAGGAGTGGTCCGCGGCCCGTCGCGCGCGCGGCGGCGCGGGCATCAAGGTCCGCCTCGTGAAGGGCGCGAACCTCTCGATGGAGCGGGTGGATGCCGAGATCCACGGCTGGCCGCTCGCCACCTGGAGCACCAAGCAGCAGAGCGACACGCACTACAAGCGCATCCTCGACTGGTCGCTCACGCCCGACCGCATCGCCAACGTGCGGGTGGGCATCGCGGGGCACAACCTCTTCGACATCGCGCACTCGTGGCTGCTCGCGACCGAGCGCGGGGTCACCGACGGCGTCGAGTACGAGATGCTCCTCGGCATGGCCGAGAGCCTCGCCGAGGTCGTCCGCCGTGACGTCGGCGGCCTCCTGCTCTACACGCCGGTCGTGCACCCGCACGAGTTCGACGTGGCGATCGCGTATCTCATCCGGCGGCTCGAGGAGGGCGCCTCGAGCGACAACTTCATGTCGGCGCTGTTCGAGCTCGACTCGAACCCGGCGATGCTGCGTCGCGAGACCGAGAGGTTCGTCGACTCGCTGCGCGAGGTCGACGACAGCGTTCCCGCACCGAACCGTGTGCAGGACCGCTCCGCCACTGCGACCCCCGTCGCCTCGACCGGCTTCGCGAACACGCCCGACACCGACCCGGCGGTGGCCGCCAATCGCGCGTGGGGTCGCGGCATCCTGTCTCGCGTTCCGTCGTCACGGCTCGGCATCGACACGGCGGAGGCGGCGGTGCTGACGGATGCCGCAGCCGTCGATGCGACGCTGGCCCGCGGCCGCGCCGCCGCCGTCGGCTGGCGTGCGCTCGGTGCCGCGGAGCGCGCGCGGATCCTGCACCGTGCCGGCGACGTGCTCGAGGCGCGACGCGCCGACCTGCTCGAGGTGATGGCGTCCGAAGCCGGCAAGACGCTCGACCAGGGCGACCCCGAGGTGTCGGAGGCGATCGACTTCGCGCACTACTACGCCGAGCGCGGGCTCGACCTGGAGCGCGTCGACGGCGCCCGGTTCACGCCGGCCGACCTCACGCTCGTGACGCCGCCGTGGAACTTCCCCGTCGCGATCCCGGCCGGTTCGACGCTCGCGGCGCTCGCGGCGGGCTCGGCCGTCGTCATCAAGCCGGCTCGGCAGACGCGGCGGAGCGGCTCGGTCATGATCGAAGCGCTGTGGGAGGCCGGCGTCCCGAAGGACGTGCTGCAGCTCGTCCAGCTCGCCGACTCGTCGCTCGGCGAGAAGCTGGTCGCCTCACCGGCCGTTGACCAGGTGATCCTCACCGGCGGGTACGAGACCGCCGAGCTGTTCCGCGGCTTCCGGCAGGATCTGCGCCTCCTCGGCGAGACGAGCGGCAAGAACGCGATCATCGTGACCCCGAGCGCCGATCTCGACCTCGCCGTCAGGGACGTGGTGTCGAGTGCGTTCGGGCATGCCGGGCAGAAGTGCTCCGCGGCATCCCTCGTCATCCTCGTGGGGTCGGTCGCCCGCTCACGGCGCTTCCGGGCGCAGCTCGTCGACGCGGTGCGGTCGTTGCACGTGGCGATGCCCACCGACCCGACCGCCCAGGTCGGGCCCGTGATCGCGCCGCCGGCCGGCAAACTCGCCGAGGCGCTCGTCTCGCTCGGCGAGGGCGAGTCGTGGCTCGTCGGGCCGGCGCCGCTGCCCGGCGACGGGCGCCTGTGGACCTCGGGAGTCCGTGACGGCGTGCGGCCGGGCTCGGAGTACCACCTCACCGAGTACTTCGGCCCCCTGCTCGGCATCATGACGGCGGGCACGCTCGACGAGGCCACCGAGCTCCAGAACCAGGTGGACTACGGCCTCACCGCCGGGCTGCACTCGCTCGACGCCGCCGAGATACGCCGGTGGCTCGCGACCGTGCAGGCGGGCAACCTCTACGTCAACCGGGGCATCACGGGCGCCATCGTGCAGCGCCAGCCGTTCGGCGGCTGGAAGAAGTCCGTCGTCGGCGCGGGCTTCAAGGCCGGCGGCCCGAACTACCTCGTGGGCCTCGGCCGCTGGACCGACGCCGAGACGACGGATGATCTCGATACGCCTCCTTCGTCGGCACTCGATCCGGCGGCCGCGGCCCGCGGCTCTGCCGGGAGCACGACGTCATCGAACACCGGCTCGCCGGCAGGCCGCCTGATCGCCGCCGCGGGTGCCGTGCTCGACGCCGCCGAGCGCACGTGGCTCGCGGAGGCGGTGGCCTCCGACACCGTCGCGTGGGACGAGGAGTTCGGCGCGCTGCGCGACCGTTCCGGCCTCGCGTGCGAGCGGAACGTGTTCCGCTACGTGCCCGCCGCGGCCGAGGTCCGCGCGGAGGCCGGCGTGCCGCTCGTCGAGCTCGTGCGCGTCGCGGCGGCCGCCCTTCGCACGGGCGCGGCGGTACGCATCTCGGTCGCGGACCCGCTCCCGCCCGCCATCGCGGACGCGCTCGGCGGCAGCGGAATCGAGGTCGAGGTCGAGGATGCGGCGGCCGCCCATGCCCGCCTGGCCGCCCAGCCGCGCCCGCGCGTGCGCCTGCTGGGAGCCCCGGCGGCCGTGCTCGACCGCGCCGCGGAGGGCCGGCCCGACATCGCCGTGTTCGATGGAGCCGTCACGCGCGCCGGCCGCGTCGAGCTGCTCCCGTTCCTGCACGAGCAGGCCGTGAGCATCACGGCGCACCGCTTCGGCACGCCCTCGCCGCTGGCGCACGAGGTGCTCTGA
- the purD gene encoding phosphoribosylamine--glycine ligase produces MKILVLGSGAREHAIILALRSEEAEHEIFAAPGNAGIAHDAQLVALDANDPAAVTAFANEYQVDLVVVGPEAPLVAGVADAVRERGIPVFGPGRAAAQLEGSKAFAKRIMDAAGVPTGRAVRASSRAEVEAAFDELGAPHVVKADGLAAGKGVIVTADREAALAHADAYLPFGPVLVEEFLDGPEVSLFFLSDGDHVLPLSPAQDYKRLGDGDEGPNTGGMGAYSPLPWLDGRFGSEQEFVDLVTHEIAEPVIRQLDAEGAPFIGLLYAGLILTDGGVKVIEFNARFGDPETQVVLPRLVDPLSELLLAAASGHLEDHPRPAFADTVAVTVVLASEGYPAAPVTGRPLTGLRAADAVEGVHLAHAATAESDGGLVATGGRVLNVVGVGTTFVEARDRVYRAVGEIGLEGGQHRTDIALRVAEGL; encoded by the coding sequence GTGAAGATCCTGGTCCTCGGCTCGGGCGCGCGCGAGCACGCCATCATCCTCGCGCTGCGGTCGGAGGAGGCCGAGCACGAGATCTTCGCGGCTCCGGGCAACGCCGGCATCGCGCACGACGCGCAGCTCGTCGCCCTCGACGCGAACGACCCCGCCGCCGTCACCGCCTTCGCGAACGAGTACCAGGTCGATCTCGTCGTGGTCGGTCCCGAGGCGCCCCTGGTGGCGGGTGTCGCCGACGCGGTGCGCGAGCGCGGCATCCCGGTGTTCGGACCGGGAAGGGCGGCCGCACAGCTGGAGGGGTCCAAGGCTTTCGCGAAGCGCATCATGGATGCCGCGGGCGTGCCGACCGGCCGGGCGGTCCGGGCATCGAGCCGCGCCGAGGTCGAGGCGGCGTTCGACGAGCTGGGCGCCCCGCATGTCGTCAAGGCCGACGGCCTCGCCGCGGGCAAGGGCGTGATCGTGACGGCGGACCGCGAAGCGGCCCTCGCGCACGCCGACGCGTACCTTCCGTTCGGACCGGTGCTCGTCGAGGAGTTCCTCGACGGCCCCGAGGTGTCGCTCTTCTTCCTGAGCGACGGCGACCACGTGCTGCCGCTGAGCCCGGCTCAGGACTACAAGCGCCTCGGCGACGGCGACGAGGGGCCCAACACCGGAGGCATGGGCGCGTACTCGCCGCTGCCGTGGCTCGACGGCCGCTTCGGCAGCGAGCAGGAGTTCGTCGATCTGGTGACGCACGAGATCGCCGAGCCGGTCATCCGCCAGCTGGACGCCGAGGGCGCCCCCTTCATCGGGCTGCTGTACGCGGGGCTCATCCTCACCGACGGCGGCGTCAAGGTCATCGAGTTCAACGCCCGCTTCGGCGACCCCGAGACCCAGGTGGTGCTGCCCCGGCTCGTCGATCCGCTGTCGGAGCTGCTGCTGGCCGCGGCATCCGGTCATCTCGAAGACCACCCGCGCCCGGCGTTCGCCGACACCGTCGCGGTGACGGTGGTGCTCGCGAGCGAGGGGTACCCCGCCGCGCCGGTGACCGGGCGGCCGCTCACCGGGCTTCGCGCGGCCGACGCGGTCGAGGGCGTGCACCTGGCGCACGCGGCGACGGCGGAGTCCGACGGCGGGCTCGTGGCGACCGGCGGCCGCGTGCTGAACGTGGTCGGCGTGGGCACGACGTTCGTCGAAGCACGCGACCGCGTGTACCGTGCCGTCGGCGAGATCGGGCTCGAGGGCGGGCAGCACCGCACCGACATCGCGCTGCGCGTCGCCGAAGGGCTCTGA